The Longimicrobium sp. DNA segment TACAGGCGGCCGCGGCGAGCACCAGCGCGGCGGCCGCGGATCTCATGCGGGGCGTGAAGAATGAAAAAAGCATCACACGGAGACGCAGAGGGAACCGCAAGGCCACAGACAAGGGCAACCTGAACAGAGCGCCGAACCGCTTTTGTGGCTTGCAGTTCCCTCTGTGGCCTCTGTGTGATGCTGTTCTTCAGATGCCCACGAACTCGCGGAGGTACCACTGGACGATCGCGCTCCCCCACGGCTCCGCGATGGCGGCGCCGAGGGCGAGGAAGATGCCAAAGGGGACGAGCTTCTTCGTGCGCCACGAGATCGGGCCGAAGATCAGCGTGCCCAGCAGCGCGCCCAGAAAGATGGTGAGGAGGACGCCCGGCATCCCCACGAACGCGCCCACCATCGCCATCATCTTGATGTCGCCGCCGCCCATCGCCTGCTTCTTGAAGGCGCGCTCCCCCAGCTCCGCCACCATCCAGAGAAGCCCGAAGCCCAGCAGCGCCCCCAGCGCGGACTGCTGCGGCGTGATGCCGCCCGGCGCAAAGGAGAGCGCCAGGCCGATCGCCAGGCCGCCCCACGTGAACTCGTCGGGGATGATGTAGGTGCGCGCGTCGGTCAGCGCGATCCCCAGCAGCAGGGTGAAGAAGAGGGCGGACGAGAGCGCCTGCCAGCTCACCCCGTGCCGCAGCACCGCCGCCAGCCAGAGCGAGGCGACCGTCAGCTCGATCAGCGGATACTGGATGGAGACGCGGGTGCCACACGCACGGCAGCGGCCTCGCAACAAGATCCAGCCGAAGACGGGGACGTTGTCGTACCAGCGGATCTGCGTGCCGCACTCGCCGCAACGGGACGGGGGGCGGATGACCGACAGCCCCGCTGGCCAGCGGTACACGCATACGTTCAGAAAGGAGCCGATGCAGGCCCCCAGGAGAGCCGCGTAGCCCCAGATCAGGTAGTCGGGCGTCAATGGATGTCAGCGAAGGAGCTCGTGGAGGAGGATGGCGCCGGCCGCGGCCACGTTCAGCGACTCGGCGCGGCCGCGCAGCGGGATGCCCAGCGTGACGTCGGCCCGGCGCAGGGTGTCGGCCGAGACGCCGGCGCCCTCGTTGCCCAGCACCAGCGCCGCGCGCCGGGGAAGCGAATCGGGCGGCGGCGCGCCCACCGCCGACGCCACGGTGACGACGCCGTGCCCGCGCAGCCAGGGCTCCAGCACGGCCCAGTCCGCTTCGACGACGGGGAGGCGAAAGGAGGAGCCCATCGCCGCGCGCACGGACTTGGGGTTCCAGGGATCGACGGTGCCCGGGAGCGCGACCACGCCGGCGGCCCCCAGCGCCTCGGCCGTCCTCACCAGCGTGCCGAAGTTGCCCGGGTCCTGCACCGCGTCCAGCACCAGGAGGACGGCGGGGTCT contains these protein-coding regions:
- a CDS encoding prepilin peptidase, producing the protein MTPDYLIWGYAALLGACIGSFLNVCVYRWPAGLSVIRPPSRCGECGTQIRWYDNVPVFGWILLRGRCRACGTRVSIQYPLIELTVASLWLAAVLRHGVSWQALSSALFFTLLLGIALTDARTYIIPDEFTWGGLAIGLALSFAPGGITPQQSALGALLGFGLLWMVAELGERAFKKQAMGGGDIKMMAMVGAFVGMPGVLLTIFLGALLGTLIFGPISWRTKKLVPFGIFLALGAAIAEPWGSAIVQWYLREFVGI
- a CDS encoding RNA methyltransferase: MLTRREERLLRTLRQRRAREEEGLFLAEGVRTVEDLVASPLPVRFAVASSTLGDTPRGRGLVSAIEARGIAVHEVDERDFRDWSDTETPQGVLAVAEIPRAGLATIPLDGDPAVLLVLDAVQDPGNFGTLVRTAEALGAAGVVALPGTVDPWNPKSVRAAMGSSFRLPVVEADWAVLEPWLRGHGVVTVASAVGAPPPDSLPRRAALVLGNEGAGVSADTLRRADVTLGIPLRGRAESLNVAAAGAILLHELLR